The proteins below come from a single Agrococcus beijingensis genomic window:
- a CDS encoding DNA methyltransferase: MAVRSGAEIQHALTAFVSKWKQYQGSERAEAQTFLNELYAAYGTDRTEAGAKFEDFKTSAGFMDLHQPGVLIVEMKKPGRSLEEAAEQRRRYWQESSDHDSDTPAARWVIASNFHEFEIWEPGRFPNNPRARFTLEELPDHYDALLFLQSESIEPVFSEHRRELTTDAARHIADLYRSMADRGAAPLDEIQRFTMQLVWTLFAEDLGMLDGYPLQQTVERLLREEEPDSSRDLGHLFKLLNQKGDQNRRGVYAGTRYVNGELFAKSDAVYLTRDELVHLKRASEFDWRQVNPTIFGSLLEGVLGDEQRASLGAHYTHEADIMKIVTPTIVRPWRERIEATSTSTEARELLDELCGFRVLDPACGCGNFLYVAYRELRGLEAELKARVADLAARDGLPKPKDLPFYPLANVQGIDIEQVAVQIARVVLWMGHRQMVDRYGEAEPVLPLQDLSAIRAADALRTEWPETDAIIGNPPFLGAKLIRPSLGDGYADWLISRFGVGVKDLCVYWFRKAHEHLQSGQRAGLVATNSISQTAARQASLDFILSTDGVITSAVSSQKWPGDAKVHVSIVNWRRGPRERDLFELDGREVVGISASLVAASASSSYRPAKLVQNLQRCFAGVVPQGRGFVIDEVTAQSLLEDPQAHYRDVVKPFLTGQDLVQRPRHDASRWIIDFASLSLEEAMRYPRAIAHLRDTTKIERESSSNRAVEPRWWLFGRRVEGMRSVVAGLSRFAAAAATSKRLELAWVDAATCPNNATIVFGFDDDYSFGVLASAAHEAWAWAQSSTLKGDLRYTNAAVFETLPWPESTQAQRHAIGEASRALYARRSELCIEHDMGLTKLYNLMDDGAFQDLAALHKRLDEAVVTAYGWPKSIAQDADALVARLTERNREIAEGERPYAPFREH, from the coding sequence ATGGCGGTCCGCTCCGGCGCCGAGATCCAGCATGCCCTGACGGCGTTCGTCTCGAAGTGGAAGCAGTACCAGGGCAGCGAACGAGCCGAGGCTCAGACCTTCCTCAACGAGCTCTACGCCGCCTATGGCACCGACCGCACCGAAGCCGGTGCGAAGTTCGAAGACTTCAAGACGTCGGCCGGCTTCATGGATCTGCACCAGCCTGGCGTGCTGATCGTCGAGATGAAGAAGCCGGGCCGCTCGCTCGAGGAGGCCGCCGAGCAGCGTCGCCGCTACTGGCAGGAGTCGAGCGATCACGACAGCGACACCCCCGCCGCTCGCTGGGTGATCGCCAGCAACTTCCACGAGTTCGAGATCTGGGAACCCGGCCGGTTTCCGAACAATCCGCGAGCGCGCTTCACGCTTGAAGAGCTGCCCGATCACTACGACGCACTGCTGTTCCTGCAGTCCGAGTCGATCGAGCCGGTCTTCTCCGAGCATCGCCGTGAGCTCACCACCGACGCGGCTCGACACATCGCCGACCTCTATCGCTCGATGGCCGACCGTGGCGCGGCGCCGCTGGACGAGATCCAGCGATTCACCATGCAGCTGGTGTGGACGCTGTTCGCCGAAGACCTGGGCATGCTCGACGGCTACCCGCTGCAGCAGACGGTCGAGCGGTTGCTCCGCGAGGAGGAGCCCGATTCGTCACGCGACCTCGGCCACCTCTTCAAGCTGCTGAACCAGAAGGGCGACCAGAACCGCCGCGGCGTCTACGCCGGCACGCGCTATGTCAACGGTGAGCTGTTCGCGAAGTCGGATGCGGTCTACCTGACGCGCGATGAGCTCGTGCACCTCAAGCGCGCATCGGAGTTCGACTGGCGCCAGGTGAATCCGACGATCTTCGGTTCGCTGCTCGAGGGCGTGCTCGGCGACGAGCAGCGGGCCAGCCTCGGCGCGCACTACACGCACGAGGCCGACATCATGAAGATCGTCACGCCCACGATCGTGCGGCCGTGGCGCGAGCGCATCGAGGCGACCTCGACCAGCACCGAGGCGCGCGAGCTGCTCGACGAGCTCTGCGGCTTCCGCGTGCTCGACCCGGCGTGCGGCTGCGGCAACTTCCTCTACGTCGCCTACCGCGAGCTGCGTGGCCTCGAGGCGGAGCTGAAGGCACGCGTCGCTGATCTGGCGGCGCGGGACGGACTTCCCAAGCCCAAGGATCTGCCGTTCTACCCGCTCGCGAACGTGCAGGGCATCGACATTGAGCAGGTCGCCGTGCAGATCGCCCGCGTCGTGCTGTGGATGGGCCACCGGCAGATGGTCGACCGCTACGGCGAGGCAGAGCCGGTGCTTCCCCTTCAGGACCTCTCGGCGATCCGCGCCGCCGACGCACTCCGCACCGAGTGGCCGGAGACGGACGCGATCATCGGCAATCCGCCGTTCCTCGGCGCCAAGCTGATTCGGCCGAGTCTTGGTGACGGCTACGCGGATTGGTTGATCTCACGGTTCGGCGTCGGTGTGAAGGACCTCTGCGTCTATTGGTTCCGCAAGGCACACGAGCACCTCCAGTCAGGGCAACGAGCTGGACTCGTCGCGACGAACTCCATTTCACAGACGGCGGCACGGCAGGCTTCACTGGACTTCATCCTGAGCACTGACGGAGTGATCACTTCCGCAGTCTCAAGTCAGAAGTGGCCCGGTGATGCGAAAGTCCACGTCAGCATCGTGAACTGGCGCCGCGGCCCGCGGGAGCGAGATCTGTTCGAGCTCGACGGGCGCGAGGTCGTGGGTATCTCCGCGTCCCTCGTTGCTGCGTCAGCTTCCTCTTCCTACAGACCCGCGAAGCTCGTGCAGAATCTTCAACGGTGCTTCGCAGGCGTCGTGCCGCAAGGTAGAGGCTTCGTGATCGACGAAGTCACGGCGCAGAGCCTGCTGGAGGACCCCCAAGCCCACTATCGGGATGTCGTGAAGCCCTTCCTCACCGGTCAGGACCTCGTGCAGCGACCTCGCCACGACGCATCGCGCTGGATCATCGACTTCGCTTCGCTGTCCCTCGAAGAAGCAATGCGTTACCCGCGCGCGATCGCGCACCTTCGCGACACCACCAAGATCGAACGCGAGTCGTCGTCGAACCGTGCAGTAGAGCCGCGGTGGTGGCTCTTCGGCCGCCGAGTGGAAGGGATGCGAAGCGTCGTCGCCGGTCTCTCCAGATTTGCTGCCGCCGCCGCCACAAGTAAGCGCCTCGAGCTTGCCTGGGTCGATGCCGCCACCTGCCCGAACAACGCAACAATCGTCTTCGGCTTTGACGATGACTATTCCTTCGGCGTTCTCGCCTCAGCCGCTCACGAGGCCTGGGCCTGGGCGCAGTCGTCAACTCTGAAGGGAGATCTCCGTTACACAAACGCTGCGGTGTTCGAGACTCTCCCATGGCCGGAGTCCACCCAAGCACAACGTCACGCGATCGGGGAAGCGTCACGCGCCCTGTACGCGCGACGCAGCGAGCTCTGCATCGAGCACGACATGGGGCTCACGAAGCTCTACAACCTGATGGACGACGGGGCGTTCCAGGATCTCGCCGCGCTGCACAAGCGCCTCGACGAGGCCGTGGTCACCGCCTACGGTTGGCCGAAGTCGATCGCGCAGGACGCCGACGCCCTCGTCGCCCGCCTCACCGAGCGCAACCGTGAGATCGCCGAGGGCGAGCGCCCGTACGCTCCGTTCCGAGAGCACTGA
- the glsA gene encoding glutaminase A: MRNPVPDLLDEVRRASAEGDEGEVLDTVPELADADPDRFGIALCTIDGTVYGSGDDAHRFTIQSISKPFAYALALADRGRNTVLEHVGVEPSGDAFNEISLEQNGRPRNPMINIGAITTHALVGEAGMSRRRRDARLRQGLSAFAGRDLEVDEAVYESERTVASRNLALAYLVHAQGKLDGEPHDAVDGYIRQCALLVDVRDLAVMAMTLAAGGRNPVTGERVVPPWVCTQVLSVMATCGMYDAAGDWMSTVGIPAKSGVSGGVLGSLPGQVGIGAFSPRLDEIGNSVRGVRAFERLSAELGLHLMHAPEVASHVLYGVVEPDDDGDGMREVQLQGTMHFAAAEVAVRELAELPDDGAPIVLDLSRAASATDVGRRLLLEAVERMRAEGREVEVADPDGVLQP, encoded by the coding sequence ATGCGCAACCCCGTGCCCGACCTGCTCGACGAGGTGCGGCGCGCGAGTGCCGAAGGCGACGAGGGCGAGGTGCTCGACACCGTCCCTGAGCTCGCCGATGCCGATCCTGATCGGTTCGGCATCGCGCTGTGCACGATCGACGGCACCGTCTACGGCAGCGGCGACGATGCGCACCGCTTCACCATCCAGTCGATCTCGAAGCCGTTCGCGTATGCGCTGGCGCTCGCCGACCGCGGCCGCAACACCGTGCTCGAGCATGTCGGCGTCGAGCCCTCGGGCGATGCGTTCAACGAGATCTCGCTCGAGCAGAACGGGCGGCCCCGCAACCCGATGATCAACATCGGCGCGATCACCACGCACGCGCTGGTCGGCGAGGCCGGTATGAGTCGCAGGCGGCGAGACGCGCGACTGCGGCAGGGGCTGTCTGCCTTCGCCGGTCGCGACCTCGAGGTCGACGAGGCCGTGTACGAGTCGGAGCGCACGGTGGCGAGCCGCAACCTCGCACTCGCCTACCTCGTGCACGCGCAGGGGAAGCTCGACGGCGAGCCGCACGACGCGGTCGACGGCTACATCCGCCAGTGCGCGCTGCTGGTCGACGTGCGCGACCTCGCGGTGATGGCGATGACGCTCGCCGCGGGCGGCCGCAACCCGGTGACGGGCGAGCGTGTCGTGCCTCCCTGGGTGTGCACGCAGGTGCTGAGCGTGATGGCGACCTGCGGCATGTACGACGCGGCCGGCGACTGGATGAGCACCGTCGGCATACCGGCGAAGAGCGGGGTGTCGGGCGGCGTGCTGGGCTCGTTGCCGGGCCAGGTCGGCATCGGCGCCTTCTCGCCTCGGCTCGACGAGATCGGCAACAGCGTGCGGGGAGTGCGCGCCTTCGAGCGGCTGTCGGCCGAGCTCGGGCTGCACCTCATGCACGCGCCCGAGGTGGCCTCGCACGTGCTGTACGGCGTGGTCGAGCCCGACGACGACGGCGACGGGATGCGCGAGGTGCAGCTGCAGGGCACCATGCACTTCGCAGCGGCGGAGGTCGCGGTGCGCGAGCTTGCCGAACTGCCCGACGACGGGGCACCGATCGTGCTCGACCTCTCGCGCGCCGCCTCCGCGACCGACGTCGGGCGGCGTCTGCTGCTCGAGGCGGTCGAGCGGATGCGCGCCGAGGGTCGAGAGGTCGAGGTCGCCGACCCCGACGGCGTCCTTCAGCCTTGA
- a CDS encoding DUF2975 domain-containing protein: MLRSRWIVLLLRAMLVIAALWLLVIMGLSLPGELADEAVPFRIAAQAVLTVVLLSVLAVVACIWRLLTLIHRDRFFGDASRRWVDGIVWALAIGWSVFAAGALVLVTVIFFTPEMRDPGIPMLLFGVVVLSSLPLLLMVVMRGLLRQATAFRAELDEVI, translated from the coding sequence ATGCTTCGTTCTCGTTGGATCGTCCTCCTGCTTCGCGCCATGCTCGTCATCGCCGCCCTCTGGCTCCTCGTCATCATGGGGCTGTCGCTGCCGGGTGAGCTCGCCGACGAGGCGGTGCCGTTCCGCATCGCCGCGCAGGCCGTGCTGACGGTGGTGCTGCTCAGCGTGCTGGCGGTGGTGGCCTGCATCTGGCGGCTGCTGACGCTCATCCATCGCGACCGCTTCTTCGGCGACGCATCGCGCCGCTGGGTCGACGGCATCGTGTGGGCGCTCGCGATCGGCTGGAGCGTCTTCGCCGCGGGCGCGCTGGTGCTCGTGACGGTCATCTTCTTCACGCCCGAGATGCGCGACCCGGGCATCCCGATGCTGCTGTTCGGCGTCGTCGTGCTGTCGTCGCTGCCGCTGCTGCTGATGGTCGTGATGCGCGGCCTGCTCCGGCAGGCGACCGCCTTCCGCGCTGAGCTCGACGAGGTCATCTGA
- the nrdF gene encoding class 1b ribonucleoside-diphosphate reductase subunit beta has protein sequence MDTQDTAASAFDDLVDGPVDTEQAHETIDADRAEVEEAFTEGAPQTEAQQRQHRHAHLVQAINWNRIEDDKDLEVWNRLVNNFWLPEKVPLSNDVQSWGTLTEAEKLLTMRVFTGLTLLDTIQGTVGAVSLIPDAITPHEEAVYTNIAFMESVHAKSYSSIFSTLASTKEIDEAFRWSQENPYLQRKAEIIIDYYEGDDPLKRKIASTLLESFLFYSGFYLPMHWSSRAKLTNTADLIRLIIRDEAVHGYYIGYKFQKGFEKLSADRQAEIKDYTYSLLYELYENESKYTADLYDGVGLTEDVKKFLHYNANKALMNLGFEPLFPSSVADVSPAILSALSPNADENHDFFSGSGSSYVIGKAEATADEDWDF, from the coding sequence ATGGACACCCAGGACACCGCCGCGAGCGCATTCGACGACCTCGTCGACGGCCCGGTCGACACCGAGCAGGCGCACGAGACGATCGACGCTGATCGCGCCGAGGTCGAGGAGGCCTTCACCGAAGGGGCTCCGCAGACCGAGGCCCAGCAGCGCCAGCACCGCCACGCGCACCTGGTGCAGGCGATCAACTGGAACCGCATCGAGGACGACAAGGACCTCGAGGTCTGGAACCGCCTGGTGAACAACTTCTGGCTGCCCGAGAAGGTGCCGCTGTCGAACGACGTGCAGTCGTGGGGCACGCTGACGGAGGCCGAGAAGCTGCTCACCATGCGCGTCTTCACCGGCCTGACGCTGCTCGACACGATCCAGGGCACCGTGGGTGCCGTCTCGCTCATCCCCGACGCGATCACCCCGCACGAGGAGGCCGTCTACACGAACATCGCGTTCATGGAGTCGGTGCATGCGAAGTCGTACTCCTCGATCTTCTCGACGCTCGCGTCGACGAAGGAGATCGACGAGGCGTTCCGCTGGTCGCAGGAGAACCCCTACCTGCAGCGCAAGGCCGAGATCATCATCGACTACTACGAGGGCGACGACCCGCTGAAGCGCAAGATCGCCTCGACGCTGCTCGAGTCGTTCCTGTTCTACTCGGGCTTCTACCTGCCGATGCACTGGTCGAGCCGCGCCAAGCTCACGAACACCGCCGACCTCATCCGCCTCATCATCCGCGACGAGGCAGTGCACGGCTACTACATCGGCTACAAGTTCCAGAAGGGCTTCGAGAAGCTGTCGGCCGACAGGCAGGCCGAGATCAAGGACTACACCTACTCGTTGCTCTACGAGCTCTACGAGAACGAGTCGAAGTACACGGCCGACCTCTACGACGGCGTCGGCCTCACGGAGGACGTCAAGAAGTTCCTCCACTACAACGCGAACAAGGCGCTGATGAACCTCGGCTTCGAGCCGCTGTTCCCGTCGTCGGTCGCCGACGTCTCGCCGGCGATCCTCTCGGCCCTCTCGCCGAACGCCGACGAGAACCACGACTTCTTCTCGGGGTCGGGCTCCTCCTACGTCATCGGCAAGGCCGAGGCCACGGCCGACGAGGACTGGGACTTCTAG
- a CDS encoding HNH endonuclease signature motif containing protein, producing the protein MDTNGLDGEEYIAAIRAGAVDPFGQTADELQASLDDFDLELNRRILAMTDEEVAAGAQLPPLPREPESPPQERLRQDTEFVARLRAIETQSARMEGERRALLAAHMQRVIDMAGDAGPKVKELAMMAAVELGLTGAGMVQRMTEAWTIVTELPAAHDAATQGRITTSHLRIIEAETRPLRLDTEVAPAERARVVDELVAVAEATSTSRLRSRAKRIVNEVLTVPLQVRHDAARARRQVSLFPGGDGMGDLVVHGPILELTACMDRLTQAARRKPKDDPRTFDQFRTDALLELMLAGVVPEDLHGVSPIKAHVAITIPATELLHDPDEQDPELLELRFPAALDGKVLVDRDTARRIAGDTATWERLFTHPVTGVAVTVDTHRASAAQRRWLQGRDGRCRGPGCDRSVLRADVDHTKDFAGGGLTTLSNLEHLCRSDHGLKHETRWGVEQLPGGVLRWTSQIGQVSIDEPPPVGPRFTDMPRSRPKPPKRSAAERRRDQREAIAQFEADRLAGVELPPPPPGSLWSEREPASDEPPTPF; encoded by the coding sequence ATGGACACGAACGGGCTTGATGGCGAGGAGTACATCGCCGCGATCCGTGCTGGCGCGGTCGACCCGTTCGGGCAGACCGCCGACGAGCTGCAGGCGTCGCTGGACGACTTCGATCTGGAGCTGAACCGTCGGATCCTGGCGATGACCGACGAGGAGGTCGCCGCCGGCGCGCAGCTGCCGCCGCTGCCGCGGGAACCGGAGTCGCCGCCGCAGGAGCGACTGCGGCAGGACACCGAGTTCGTGGCGCGGTTGCGGGCGATCGAGACGCAGTCGGCGCGGATGGAGGGCGAACGCCGGGCGCTGCTGGCCGCCCACATGCAGCGCGTCATCGACATGGCCGGCGATGCCGGCCCGAAGGTGAAGGAGCTGGCCATGATGGCCGCGGTCGAGCTGGGCCTCACCGGTGCCGGGATGGTGCAGCGGATGACGGAGGCGTGGACGATCGTCACCGAGCTGCCCGCCGCCCACGACGCCGCCACGCAGGGTCGCATCACGACGTCGCATCTGCGGATCATCGAGGCCGAGACCCGGCCGCTGCGGCTCGACACCGAGGTCGCGCCCGCCGAGCGGGCGCGCGTCGTCGATGAGTTGGTGGCGGTCGCGGAAGCCACGAGCACCAGCCGGCTGCGGTCGCGGGCGAAGCGGATCGTCAACGAGGTGCTCACCGTGCCGCTGCAGGTCCGCCACGATGCCGCGCGGGCGCGGCGGCAGGTGTCGCTGTTCCCCGGCGGCGACGGCATGGGCGATCTGGTGGTGCACGGCCCGATCCTGGAGCTCACCGCCTGCATGGACCGGCTCACGCAGGCCGCACGGCGGAAGCCGAAGGACGATCCGCGCACCTTCGACCAGTTCCGCACCGACGCGCTGCTGGAGCTGATGCTCGCCGGTGTCGTGCCGGAGGACCTGCACGGCGTCTCGCCGATCAAGGCGCACGTGGCGATCACGATCCCCGCGACCGAGCTGCTGCACGACCCGGACGAGCAGGACCCGGAGCTGCTGGAGCTGCGGTTCCCGGCCGCGCTGGACGGGAAGGTGCTCGTCGACCGCGACACCGCCCGCCGGATCGCGGGCGACACGGCCACCTGGGAGCGGCTGTTCACCCACCCCGTCACCGGCGTCGCGGTGACCGTCGACACGCACCGGGCGTCGGCGGCGCAGCGGCGGTGGCTGCAGGGCCGCGACGGCCGCTGCCGGGGACCGGGCTGCGACCGGTCGGTGCTGCGCGCCGACGTCGACCACACGAAGGACTTCGCCGGCGGCGGCCTGACCACCCTCAGCAATCTCGAGCATCTGTGTCGCAGCGACCACGGGCTCAAGCACGAGACCCGCTGGGGCGTGGAGCAGCTGCCCGGCGGGGTGCTGCGCTGGACCTCCCAGATCGGCCAGGTGAGCATCGATGAACCGCCACCGGTCGGGCCACGCTTCACCGACATGCCCCGCAGCAGACCGAAGCCGCCCAAGCGGAGCGCAGCCGAGCGACGCCGAGACCAGCGGGAAGCCATCGCACAGTTCGAAGCCGACCGCTTGGCGGGCGTGGAATTGCCGCCTCCGCCGCCCGGCTCCTTGTGGAGCGAGCGCGAGCCCGCGAGCGACGAACCGCCGACGCCGTTCTGA
- a CDS encoding DUF998 domain-containing protein gives MSSEPTAHARARPGDRARQELQAVVTAAIAGVLAFVLGLALMGDGLRPIGGDGSVARIAAFTTGAAAAASFVAARLTSDLPLSRLGERLERTVSIVGAAAIALVCFGLGYLAALSAGEIMQAGFVGLELDAFAGALACALAGATAAYVAHPLGHDISTRTLGTLVPAFLVVGVVFSMLTASDEQWWQLHFSQLGAGGGISGFAFNITLVLSGLLVSTMGAYVRGDLEAATVGSAARSARWVGRLLAAIGLCMVLTGLVRVDIAEWLHIGFASSMVVLFCVLCVGLPRFAPRLPKAIHVVSIAMVIGTVAALALWVPVGYYNFTGFEFAACGLIFVWLSAFIRAIDAATADREDAAAHPLPLADSTSVAAGGKVGT, from the coding sequence GTGAGCAGCGAGCCGACGGCGCACGCCCGCGCCCGCCCGGGCGACCGCGCGCGGCAGGAGCTGCAGGCGGTCGTCACCGCCGCGATCGCCGGCGTGCTCGCCTTCGTGCTCGGGCTGGCGCTCATGGGCGACGGCCTGCGCCCCATCGGCGGCGACGGCTCGGTCGCCCGCATCGCCGCCTTCACGACCGGTGCTGCCGCAGCCGCCTCGTTCGTCGCCGCCCGCCTGACCAGCGACCTGCCGCTGTCGAGGCTCGGCGAGCGCCTCGAGCGCACGGTGAGCATCGTCGGCGCTGCCGCGATCGCGCTGGTCTGCTTCGGCCTCGGCTACCTGGCTGCGCTGTCGGCGGGCGAGATCATGCAGGCCGGCTTCGTCGGCCTCGAGCTCGATGCCTTCGCGGGCGCGCTCGCCTGCGCGCTCGCAGGAGCGACGGCGGCCTACGTCGCGCATCCGCTCGGGCACGACATCAGCACCCGCACCCTCGGCACGCTGGTGCCCGCGTTCCTGGTGGTCGGGGTGGTGTTCTCGATGCTCACGGCCTCCGACGAGCAGTGGTGGCAGCTGCACTTCTCGCAGCTGGGCGCGGGCGGCGGCATCTCCGGCTTCGCGTTCAACATCACGCTGGTGCTGTCGGGCCTGCTCGTGTCGACGATGGGCGCCTACGTGCGCGGCGACCTCGAGGCCGCGACCGTCGGCTCGGCGGCGCGCAGCGCCCGCTGGGTGGGCCGCCTGCTGGCCGCGATCGGGCTCTGCATGGTGCTGACGGGCCTCGTGCGCGTCGACATCGCCGAGTGGCTGCACATCGGCTTCGCGTCGAGCATGGTGGTGCTCTTCTGCGTGCTGTGCGTCGGGCTGCCGCGCTTCGCGCCCCGGCTGCCGAAGGCCATCCACGTGGTGTCGATCGCGATGGTCATCGGCACCGTCGCCGCCCTGGCGCTGTGGGTGCCGGTCGGCTACTACAACTTCACCGGCTTCGAGTTCGCCGCCTGCGGCCTGATCTTCGTGTGGCTGAGCGCGTTCATCAGGGCGATCGACGCGGCCACCGCAGACCGCGAGGATGCCGCGGCGCACCCGCTGCCGCTCGCCGACTCGACATCGGTGGCCGCAGGCGGCAAGGTTGGCACATGA
- a CDS encoding DUF998 domain-containing protein: MKASAQTEARRESRAIAAAWASFGAGLAFGLIALAGQPRPIAGDDGVAPPAAGIAAIITAAAFVLSTLLHRRADTAPMPPWQTAVEHAATAAITLAFGAVAYVGVLTGGEILAIGLQGLEAPAIGGALLTGVASATGGWLAFRAGVDLTTRDLANLLFAYLTIGTVFAMITAADPTWWQRHFSDLGSGDGAWAFNGTVVVAGLLVAVVGAYVGRDLHRWLGDAALPRIGAVVLLFALTGGALAGVGLFPLQLTPVLHNIAAFGTLGLFALTAVVVTVVMPGPPMTMLLTTIGAGVALVVAVLLRWPFAVYSAAGLEAVAVGIMFVWMTTLVRTLSAFAPEASRPSALPSLRPRASMGA, from the coding sequence GTGAAGGCATCCGCGCAGACCGAGGCACGTCGGGAGTCGCGTGCGATCGCCGCCGCGTGGGCCTCCTTCGGAGCGGGGCTCGCCTTCGGCCTGATCGCGCTCGCGGGCCAGCCGCGACCCATCGCCGGAGACGACGGCGTCGCCCCGCCGGCCGCCGGCATCGCGGCGATCATCACCGCGGCGGCCTTCGTGCTGAGCACGCTGCTGCATCGGCGCGCCGACACCGCGCCGATGCCGCCGTGGCAGACGGCCGTCGAGCACGCTGCCACCGCGGCGATCACGCTCGCGTTCGGCGCGGTCGCGTATGTCGGGGTGCTCACCGGCGGCGAGATCCTGGCGATCGGCCTGCAGGGGCTCGAGGCTCCGGCGATCGGCGGCGCGCTGCTGACCGGCGTCGCGAGCGCGACGGGCGGCTGGCTGGCGTTCCGCGCCGGCGTCGACCTGACCACCCGTGACCTCGCCAACCTGCTGTTCGCCTACCTGACGATCGGCACCGTCTTCGCGATGATCACCGCGGCCGACCCCACCTGGTGGCAGCGCCACTTCTCGGATCTCGGCAGCGGCGACGGCGCATGGGCGTTCAACGGCACCGTGGTGGTCGCGGGACTGCTGGTGGCGGTGGTGGGCGCCTACGTCGGCCGCGACCTGCACCGGTGGCTCGGCGACGCCGCGCTCCCCCGCATCGGCGCTGTCGTGCTGCTCTTCGCGCTCACCGGCGGGGCGCTCGCCGGCGTCGGCCTCTTCCCGCTGCAGCTCACACCCGTGTTGCACAACATCGCGGCGTTCGGCACGCTCGGGCTCTTCGCGCTCACCGCCGTGGTGGTGACGGTGGTCATGCCCGGGCCGCCGATGACCATGCTGCTCACCACCATCGGCGCGGGCGTCGCGCTGGTGGTCGCGGTGCTGCTGCGGTGGCCGTTCGCCGTCTACAGCGCCGCCGGCCTCGAGGCGGTCGCGGTGGGCATCATGTTCGTCTGGATGACCACGCTCGTGCGCACCCTGAGCGCCTTCGCGCCGGAGGCATCCCGCCCCTCTGCTCTGCCGAGCCTGCGGCCGCGTGCGAGCATGGGCGCGTGA
- a CDS encoding helix-turn-helix domain-containing protein — MAIVVRIDVELAKRKLSVGEFAERVGLTPANVAVLKNGRAKAVRFSTLDAMCRVLECQPGDLLEWVDDDEADASA; from the coding sequence ATGGCCATCGTGGTGCGGATCGACGTCGAGCTGGCGAAGCGCAAGCTGAGCGTGGGGGAGTTCGCCGAGCGCGTCGGCCTCACGCCCGCCAACGTCGCGGTGCTGAAGAACGGCCGCGCGAAGGCCGTGCGCTTCTCGACCCTCGACGCCATGTGCCGCGTGCTCGAGTGTCAGCCGGGCGACCTGCTCGAGTGGGTCGACGACGATGAGGCGGATGCGTCGGCCTGA